AAATTTTGCATATGCTTGCTCTATGTTCAACGATAGTATTTCCCTCGTTTTCCTTTTCCTTGCTAGTTTAGGATACAAAAGTTAGTAATTATATGTAAATCTATGCTAATCTCTATGTAAATATATGCTACCATTTCTTAGTCCACCAGCAAATTGGAGCATGAATCTTACCTTTCCGTTTAGCCATACATCGCCATAATGAGAAAGTGCAGATGGCAAGGAATAATGTTCCAACGATCGTTGTAATTGTTATGACTACTTTCACATCAACCTCTTTTCTATCTGTAAATAAGAGATCAAACATCAAACTAATTCCTCTAAAACAGGACACAGAATTACTACTATTTCATTTTTTGGTAAATAGATTTACATGGATTTAATAACTGATGCAGGATTGagtataaattttatttgttttaaaaatacaaactagATAACTTGACTGGACAGTAACGGATGaagtaaatcaaaatataaatttgaaagaaaacgaAATCAACCCACCAAGTTCTGAATTCGCCACACGAACATAAAGATCAACTCCACCAATGGAGAATTCCTGCAAGTCAATTAAGTCTCTAGTCCATGACATACAACCAGTGCCAGCATCATATGCATAAGCTATACAAGAACAATTCTCTAAACATTGGTCTCGACATTTATCTTCAAAAGCAGATGACCAATCTACCAAGTCTGGCACTTTCATCATCTTCAATTCCAAAAACGCATCCTTCTTGCCTTCTTCACCACCAGTGGTCAATCTCTCACACTGCAAGGGTGTCCTTCTCACACATCCACTACCCCAGTTTCCTCTATTCCATTCTTCTATATTCTTCGGCTCAAACCCCACTAAGCAATTGCAAATTGGTGAACTCTTTGAATTACAGATTCCAAATGCCCCACACATTCCATAAACATCGCACTCGGTCTCCAAAGCTACCCACCCGACCTCCCAATTGTCCCCCTTATTTGAATAGTTTTGCACAATATTTCCTTGTGCATTCAAGACAAAATTTGATAATATAGATTCATTCGAGAAGGCAAAACTAAAATAGAATGTTCCTTCTTGATCATCTATAAGACTAAATCCATCAAGAAATACAGAATTCATGGACGGTATTCCTATAAAGACCCGACTATTCCATGGACCACTACGCCAATATCGGCTACTGCCATTCCAAATGGATAGCTCAGGAAGATTAAAAACGTCAATACCAACAGAGAAGGTTCCTATGGATGGATCAAATTGGTTGGTCCAAGAGGTTAGCTGCACTTTCTTGCTTGTTCTTACATTAGTACTAAGTTTCATCTTTGGCACAAGTGTATCCGCAGGATGTTGGAAACTTTCCCATATGATTGTGCCAGTATTGTTTTCCTGCAAAACAAGGTTACCAGAATCTAAAAGTTGGGCACTTGAATTGAAAACAGAACCTGTTATATTCGATGACCAAATAATCTTCTCTTGTTCATCTAATACTACTAGATTGCCATCTTCAGATATAGTCAAAGCTCCCGATAAACTCTTGAGGGGATTGTTTCTATTAGCAACCCATATGACGCTGGACGCAGAAACTTTAGCATACCATATCCCAACATAGCGATAGGTAGAATTTGTAGGGCTAAAAAATCCCAATTTGAAGTCACCGCCGTTCGAGATCAGGGTTTCAGGATCATTGATGAACTTGGTTGTAGTGATGGTGTCTATGGCGGTGCCAAACTCTAGACAAAAGTAGGATAATAATATAAGGAGATCGAACAACTTTGTTTCTCGAACAACTCTCATAACTCTTCAAATGCTTCTCGTTTCCAAGAATGAAGATTTTGGATGCCAGGGGCATTACAAATTCATTACTTCTTCTGggatttgttatttttgcaaGTGCTTGCTTCTGGAAGAGTACTTTCAATTTCTGAATAATGCACATACAGGCTACGACTTGAAATATGTCGGTatacatatttttcttcaattgtcaaacttgaaaaaataaaaaatccataaCTCCCAGCAATAGCCGCCGAAGAGTACCATTTTCCTTACCTTAGCATTTTCCTTGAGCTTATTGCACGCACTTTCTATCAAGAGTCATTGAGCTGATGGGTGGCCACCGCTGGGAGCTCCAACGTTCCCGttagttttttatatatatattttaaatatttatttttaaaaaattataatattattaaaaatacttatttaattattaaataaaaaataaaaaaaaaatccataactCCCGGCAAAAGTCAACGAAGAGTACCATTTTCCGGGAGCTTATTGCATGCTTTAAGGCTTAACTTTCTAGTTTCCAAAGCCGCCCATATTAGCTGTCTTGGAAGATGTGGACGTACACATTTTGAATTTGAACACCTCAATTGTCAAACATGACAACGTCTGCCGCTTGACAATTGTCAAACACGATAACTTAACCTATTAtcactcttttattattttaatatatttgattttttaaatattttttaatatctttaattattcaaaaaaattaaaaaaatatataattttattaatattcacttccttaattattatgtaaataaaaaaaatttaaaaatttaacatataaaaaataataaaagagtaataGAAAAGTAGAATGTCTATCATTATTCTTGCAGCTAGGAGGCATTGATTCCCACTTTTGAGTTGATTCCTACTTTTGAGTTTCCTATTTAAAGCGTTGCCAGGTTGGGTCTAAAATTTGGTTAAAAGTTGAGATTTTAGTTAAATGAAAATCATTGAAAATATTAATCTACATTAACTATCCATCTTAAACTTaaacaataatataattttatgtattttaataataactTTTTGTTTTATAGTTTGCAAATACATtccatataataattaataatttaatttttacttgaaATTATTgttttccaattattttttatatcaacctAATTATCTAACATAATATAGACTTGTTTACAAAAGAATATTTCCTAAAAAATCTAGacataattaacaaaaaatgtttcttgaaaaatttggaCATAATATAGCCTTATTTACtaattaaagttttaaaaaaatttaataaatccttactgattatttgtgaataaaatatgaatttgatgagtgaatagtaattttccaaatttgaaaatttttttagagtTACTGTAACTCAAAATCTAAGGTAAAGGTTTTTAGTTAGTCCAATGCAAGTAATCTATATAAAACTTAGCTATATTTTAGATTTCATTGATATTTGGCTAGTCTAATGGTCTAATGCCAATTGCTCTTACGCTATTTACTCTCAATTTAAATTCTTTTGGTATGGAAAATTTTGTTTCACATTTTGAAAATGTTGGTATGCTTCTTTCCACCAAGAGTGCAGTGGTTTTGTTATTGAATAGTGGAAAATCATTTCCTCAACATTGATTGTGTGGATTTCATataaacgttttttttttttgtttttcctaagAGGTAGACAATAATGGCCCTCTCTCCATACTCGAAGAGTAGATATAAAGCCTACAAAATAAGGTGGATGCTGGACAATCTAACAAAGCCAATAAGCTTTCTTAGCTGCACTACTTCATGGAATGTAAATGCGAATGTGAGTTAAgttaatttcaatatatattaaatataggGCTGTAGAATTGGACCAGATTTTTTCCTAGTTGAGTCCGGAATCTAGAAACCGGGTGAATCCAGGTGGGTTATGGATCTAGTTATATAACCGGATATCCGTAAtcgatttaaattttttaaaaagaaaatcagaTGCACAAAACGATGTTGttttatatatgacaaaatgatattgttttGTCATCAACATAAGAATTCAGCCAGCCCCTTCAGCCTTCACAATTCAAACTTCACACCTTTGAACCCTTCCACTAGAGTCATCGACAATCCTCTCTTCCCCCCAAAATCCACTCTTCATCAGCACTAGATCCGTCACTGCCGGTGATTAGGACATTGTTCGTTAACCCTAGAATCACTTAGACTGAAATTTCATGTACTTTGACTTCCCCCTTCGGTCAACCAGTTCTCCTTCAcatatactctctctctctctctctctctctctctctctctctctctctctctctctctctctctctctctctctctctctctctctctctctctctgatttgtGAATGTGAATAACTCAAACTCACAAGCTTCAATTTACTTTCAAGTTAAAATAGTGTTCCAATGTTCTATACCAGAActcaattgaaaagaaaatgtgaaatgTAAACTTTGTAAGTGGATTTTCACGCACTTGCACATTAGGTTTCTtagcttttttaaaaaaaattaatcaattacTTCCTCCGTTAATCTCTCATTAAAAAACATTGTCACATGTCATTCTAATGCTAAGTATCAACTAATAAAAATTGACCGATGtagtttttaacaaaaaatctttaaaatccataaaatattataaaatataaaaattgtggtaaaaaaaaataaccaaatgtgtttttcttaaaagaagaaaaatagaaaagtagaaaaaagaaaagggaaagagaacac
This sequence is a window from Carya illinoinensis cultivar Pawnee chromosome 9, C.illinoinensisPawnee_v1, whole genome shotgun sequence. Protein-coding genes within it:
- the LOC122276038 gene encoding G-type lectin S-receptor-like serine/threonine-protein kinase At1g11330 isoform X1 gives rise to the protein MRVVRETKLFDLLILLSYFCLEFGTAIDTITTTKFINDPETLISNGGDFKLGFFSPTNSTYRYVGIWYAKVSASSVIWVANRNNPLKSLSGALTISEDGNLVVLDEQEKIIWSSNITGSVFNSSAQLLDSGNLVLQENNTGTIIWESFQHPADTLVPKMKLSTNVRTSKKVQLTSWTNQFDPSIGTFSVGIDVFNLPELSIWNGSSRYWRSGPWNSRVFIGIPSMNSVFLDGFSLIDDQEGTFYFSFAFSNESILSNFVLNAQGNIVQNYSNKGDNWEVGWVALETECDVYGMCGAFGICNSKSSPICNCLVGFEPKNIEEWNRGNWGSGCVRRTPLQCERLTTGGEEGKKDAFLELKMMKVPDLVDWSSAFEDKCRDQCLENCSCIAYAYDAGTGCMSWTRDLIDLQEFSIGGVDLYVRVANSELDRKEVDVKVVITITTIVGTLFLAICTFSLWRCMAKRKARKRKTREILSLNIEQAYAKFPGQSKLEDSMNQVRLQELPIFSFEELASATNSFHQTNKLGQGGFGPVYKGKLLHGQEIAVKRLSRSSGQGLEEFMNEVVVISKLQHRNLVRLLGGCVEGEEKMLIYEYMPNKSLDIFLFDPSKQELLDWTQRFQIIEGIGRGLLYLHRDSRLRIIHRDLKASNILLDEDLNPKISDFGMARIFGGNEDQANTNRVVGTYGYMSPEYAMGGRFSEKSDIFSFGVLLLEIVSGRRNTSFYHDEQAMSLLEFVWKMWNANKIAALVDPMISEPCFEMEVLRCIHVGLLCVQDFAKDRPTVSIAISMLKSEIVDLPRPKQPAFTATQIATDTASQCNKSGCSINNVTVTMVQGR
- the LOC122276038 gene encoding G-type lectin S-receptor-like serine/threonine-protein kinase At1g11330 isoform X2 gives rise to the protein MRVVRETKLFDLLILLSYFCLEFGTAIDTITTTKFINDPETLISNGGDFKLGFFSPTNSTYRYVGIWYAKVSASSVIWVANRNNPLKSLSGALTISEDGNLVVLDEQEKIIWSSNITGSVFNSSAQLLDSGNLVLQENNTGTIIWESFQHPADTLVPKMKLSTNVRTSKKVQLTSWTNQFDPSIGTFSVGIDVFNLPELSIWNGSSRYWRSGPWNSRVFIGIPSMNSVFLDGFSLIDDQEGTFYFSFAFSNESILSNFVLNAQGNIVQNYSNKGDNWEVGWVALETECDVYGMCGAFGICNSKSSPICNCLVGFEPKNIEEWNRGNWGSGCVRRTPLQCERLTTGGEEGKKDAFLELKMMKVPDLVDWSSAFEDKCRDQCLENCSCIAYAYDAGTGCMSWTRDLIDLQEFSIGGVDLYVRVANSELDRKEVDVKVVITITTIVGTLFLAICTFSLWRCMAKRKARKRKTREILSLNIEQAYAKFPGQSKLEDSMNQVRLQELPIFSFEELASATNSFHQTNKLGQGGFGPVYKGKLLHGQEIAVKRLSRSSGQGLEEFMNEVVVISKLQHRNLVRLLGGCVEGEEKMLIYEYMPNKSLDIFLFDPSKQELLDWTQRFQIIEGIGRGLLYLHRDSRLRIIHRDLKASNILLDEDLNPKISDFGMARIFGGNEDQANTNRVVGT